CCCAACCAAATCGGAGCAAGGTGTTATACCGCGATTTTTTATCAACCGGCGGTGCCATGGGTCATCACCTCAGAAGCCGGATAGCCCGTAAAGTAGCCAATGCCCATCGCATGCCAGAGCAGGAGTTGACTCCCCCAAAGCACCCAGGGATCACGAGACCAGGTGTCATTCACCGTGTCGAGCTGCGGTAAAATCGCCGCCAGCCATTGACCGATCGTGCCGCCATCGGTCCAGTCGACAGCCTGATTAAACGGGATAAAGCGGGGGTCATCGGCAATAAACAGACCGGGTAGAGCGGGATAGGCCCACCCGGGTTGCCCGCGACGTGTCGTCCGATGCCACAAGGGATGCCACGTGGTATGGGCCAGATCCGCCGTAGAGGACGTGGGAGCCACTAACGCGTGGGCGTTCGGCCAATGCTGTCCCGGAATCTTGGGCACACAGTAAAGAAAATCAACGACATGGAGAAATTTCCAAGGCGTGGGCGGTGTCGGGACCGGCGTCCAATCGTCATCATCATCGTCCTCATCATCCGCATAGGCAAACAGAATGGTTTGGGGAAACCACTGGCGCAAATCGTCTTGACTGACGCCAAAGCGATATTTCCACCAGAGGCGCCGATGATCGGGGGACGGGTAGGGAAGAAAGGTCGTGTCATTCAGCCAAATGCCAGTTTTGGTCACATACCCGTTCGGAACGGACCAATCCTCCCCGTAAGGCGACTGCGTGAGATGGGCCAAAAGGCGGTTCGCGGTGATCGTCCAAAACGGGTTCCAGCGCGGAACAAGCGGTGAAGACGGCATGCGGGTCATCCTTTCTGAGGGAATAGGCTATCACACAAAGTGCCCAATCCGCTTAATCCGCGGACTGGGCTGGCAGCAAGACGAGGACGGCGCTCAAAATGAGCAGCCCGACAAACAACGGCCCGATGGTGACCAGCGGAAAGGTGGTAGCGGTGGTAATCACCACGAGCAAGCGCCGGACGGCCGCCAGCCACAACAAGGCGAGAAAGGGTTTTAACGGCAAATGGTGGGTCGAGAGGGCGAGGCTCAGGCTATGCAGCAATTCCGCCAGCATGAGCAACAAGAGCAGAGGGTCCAACAGCGTCAGCACATGGGCATAAGTCCACGGCCCGTGCCAGAGATCCCGCCCGATCAGCACGAGGACCGTGCCGCCCAGGAGCCACGTGCCTATCAGTACCAGGCCCATCATGACATCGGCACTTCGCTGCACCCACGGAGCGAGGCGCGACGGCGGAGACGGGGACGGATCGCTGAGTGATGGGGGTGCATTGTCCCACAAAGTCCGAAAGCGCGTCAACAAATAAACCACCTCCTGAGGATGAGGACAATCCAAGGAACCCTACGGTATTACACCAGGGTTAAAACGACAAGAATCAACCACGCCACGACCAGTAGCCAAGCGGCCGACACCCGTTCCGGTCGGGCCATGATCCATCGAATCAGGTCCGGCCGGCGTTGGGCCTGCGCATGGCGCAGCCAATTGGGGGAAGGAATGGCCCGGGCGTGTTCCGCGGCCTGCACTAACGCCTCACGTAAAGACCACGGCGTGTCATCAAACTGCCACAAGGCATCAAAGCCCACGGCGGAATCAGCGTGGGACGGGGTGAACGTAATCTGGGTGACGACAGGCAATTCGAGCAGAATGCGATCGGGAACAGTGAAATGGGAGGAATGAATGCGGGCCTGCACCACGAAATAGGGAGATGGCAGGGTAAGAATGTGCTGGATGTGAAACCACACCACAGTTTGCGCGGCGTCAAGACGCCATGTGTCAAACGCATCGGCTGCGTGCGGGGGATCATCCGGATCGCGAGTGAAGAGTTCCCAGCGCCAGACATAGTGCACCACCTCATCGCCGTGAACAGTATGGGTCGAACGAATCGACGTGGTGGCCGCTTCGGGCGTCCACAAATACGACGGCCACACGAGGGTTGATGCTCCGGCTATCCAATGCTGAACAAAACGCTCAAACAGGGCATACAAACTATCCGTGGCGGCCACCGACAACGGAGCATCGAAGTCCTTCGTATACAAATCCCGCGACACGTCCAGCTCGGCAATGCGGGTCAGATAAGTCTCGAAATCCATAGGACACTCCTCCTCAGCAGAGGATACCAAAAATTGGGCGTCACGACGCGGGCAGAAGCACATCACCCCGTGAGAACCGGCCCGAGGGAGCGGAGCATGAGGATCCCAGCCCCCTCAACCCGGGGTTAATGGCGCAAAATCTCTTGGGTTTGTAAGAGGCGAAAGTGCTGATACAGGACCGGATCTGCTTGAAGCGTGGTGAGTCCGGACTGGAGCAACTGCTTGACGCGGCGTTCCGAGAGATGCAGCGTCCGGGCTACTTGGCGGACGGAATAGGGGTGCCCGTCAAGAAACCCAAACGCTAAGCTGATGACTGGAAAAACCTCAGATGGTAAGGTGTGTAACGCGTGGGTAATGGCGCGACGCACAGCGGGAGAAATGGACATGGCAATACACTCCTTTGGATGAGAAAGTGAAAAACGATAGCTTTCTCACCACCCGGCGACTCCTGTCGCCGGGTACAAGGAGGGAACCGTCTTAGGCAGACATCACAATGCGTGCGATATCGTCTGAGGTCACCGTCCATCCATCGGTCCAATGAGCAATAACGTGATCGAGGGCCAGTAAGGCGTGTTGGGAAATGTCTTGGAATGGCATGGCGTCTTGTACCAAAAATTGAGCCAAATAATATGGACCCATCCCGTTATACCCCCAATCAAATTCCGGGTGATCCTCATTGCGAGAAGAGCGATAGGTGATGTGGCCGTTTTCATGATCTTCAATTTGGACTAAAGCCACGCCATTTTCTAAACGCATACCATGATAAGTTTTCATAACGTCATCCCCCTGGAATGGAATAACAAATTCTACAGATTATTGAGGAATCACAAAACCCTCTGCATCGTCCGTTCGTTGAGGCCAGACTTGCGGTTGCCCCCACAAAAAGCCTTGGAGGCCATCACAGCCGCATTGGAGCGCGATGTCGCGTTGTTCCGGAGTTTCAATGCCTTCCGCAATGACAATCAGCCCGTGGTCGTGACAACGGGCCACAAAGTCGGTCCATCGAGAAATAAACGCAGCAGTGAACGGTTCATCATGCCACACCGTTTGGTCGATTTTTAACCCATGTAACCCCCGATAGGCGGGCACGACCGTATCGTCTGTCCAATCATCCAGCATAACCCGTCCCTGGCGGCTCATCCACACATCGTATAAGGTATCCCATAACCGGGCGGACCACGGCCATTGCTCCGTGGTTTCTAACACAAGGCCCGCCGTGGGTTGTTGCGCAATCCACGCCGCTTGGGTCATCACCGTATGCGGCCACAAATTGATATGCCAATGGCCCGGAATCTGGTGACGGGCGACCGTCTGCCAGACCCACTGGTCCAACTGCGCCACCAGGTGCGGGCCTAACGTCGCCGCCATCCGCCACCACGCCAGAGGCGATAACGCCCACTCCGGTTGAGGAGGACGAATACGGGTCAGGATTTCCCCGACAGGTCGCGTCGGGGGCTGGGGGGTCCAAATGGGTTGCCAAACCAGAAAGAGCGGCCGGGTCCACGCGTCCGCGACCGAAACCGGTGAGGGTGTCATACATTCACCTCCTTAATGCGAATCCGAAGGGGTCCACGGGGGATCCCAGAGAAACGCCCCATTGGGCCGGCGAATAGTCGAACGGCCTGACCAGACTGTCCACAAATCAAAACTCACACGATAAGCGGGTCCGGCAAGGACAAAAAAGGTGTCGGTGACGGTGACGAGCGTGCCAGTAAACCGTGGATGGTGTTTGTCATCCGGCGTGATCACCGTCAGGGTCCAACCGAGATAGGGTTGCAGAAATTGAGCGATGTAGTGGAGTTTGCGGAGATCGCAATGCGGACGCGGAGGACTAAAAATGGCCATGACAGGCTCACCTGCTTTCCGAAAAATGGAGAGAAACCATAAGAAATCGGTTACGACGGATCCCCGAAGGCTTTGAACATATCTTCCAGCGTTTGGGCAAAGGCTTGTTGTTCTTCGGGGGTTTGAGGCCCTTGTAAGAGGGCGTCTAACGGCACATCGGTGGGATCGCCCAACACCGTAGGCGGGGGGCTGTAGGACGGGGGCGAATCAGATGGCGTTGGAGCGGATTTCTCCGGTTCGGGTAAGGCAGCCCGGGGCAGATGCTGAAGCGTATCCAGAAGATCGCGAAAGCCGCCGGGAACCAGATACCACCGCAGGGCTTGGCGAATGATCGCTTGTCGTTGACCCCATGGGTAATTTTGGAGGGCTTCAATCAGTTCGTGGTCGTCAACCGTATGCAATCGAATGGTAAAGCGATACATGCCCATGAAATAGACACTCCTTTGGAGGCAGATAAATGATGTCGCACGAAAACCCTTGTCAGAGCACGAAAAACCGCAGCAATAGCAACGAAAATGATGTCATTAAGGAATGGTGACATGATGTCACGCGAAAAGCCAAGGAGAACAAAGAATACGGGACGTTTGTGCCGCGAGCATGATGTCATTGTTTCAAGAAAAATCGTGGTGAACGGGGTGGAAATGACATCATCAACACACGGTAAAGCGATGCAAAGCAAGCAATATCAAGGATTTCCTCATGATGTCATTCAATGACATCATGAGGACCAGGTAAAAACTCTAAAACCTTGATAAGATACAGGCTTGATAATGACATCACGATGACTTGATCGCTAATTGGGCTTTCAGTGTCGACAGATAGGCTTGGGCATTGGCCCATTGCGGATTTTGGGGAATGACCGCATCCGGAAAGGCTTCCGCATAGAGAAGTGCGCCACCGCCCACGAGAATCTTGCCCGCCAGTTTGTCCCACGATTGGTCGAGCTTTTCAATAATGCGGTCGCGCAGTTGGCTTTGGAGATGCTGAATCGCCGTTTCGCGATACGGCATCAAATCCACGAGCTGGCCGCGCACATGGATGTGCTTGCGGTCTTCCACTTCCGCGGGTTGAAAGGGAATGGTGTACTGCTTCTTGAGTTGGTTGGCCACCCACGCGTTCACCGCGTGCGTCCCCAGTTCGGTGCTATCCGCTAAATCGGGATGGAAGACAATCCGCTCGGTCGGGGTTTTGGTCACGATAATGAAGTCGGTGGTCCGATACCCGATGTCGATAATGAGATAGTCGCCGGGTTCGTACTCCGGGCGTAAGAATAAGGTCGACGCGGCGGCCACGCCTTGCGGCAGCACGAGGACACTTTCAAACCAGAGCCGGTGCTGGGTGCCGTTCGGTAGCGTGACGGTTCCCCCAAAGCCTTCGAGCGCGTGTTGGAACTTTTCACGACCCGGGCCGTACCAGCTTAGGGGAAGCCCGGTCGCGAGATGGACAGGGCCAGCCGCGCCGTGGTCTGCGGCCGCAACCAGCATCATCGCCAACGTTTCGGGATCCGACGCTTTATCGCGGCTCCAGCGGGGCACGGCGTACAGCCTGGCAGCATTGCCAACCAGATAATCGGTGTCGTCGATCTGCGTCACCGGGGGGCGATCTTGATCCCCCAGTTCAAGCATGGCAGGAGATGGCGCAATCAACGAAGGGAAGATCGTGCGATTGGTGTCGGACAGCGTTTTCGTGTATCCATGTCCGACGTCGATAGCGAGATAAGTCATCAGAAAAAACCTCCTTAAATCAATATGCAATTTTTAGGTGGGGAGTATATATTTACCCATAAATAAAAATCCGGGAAGGCTTATGCTACAAGACTTAGGAACTGATACCAGAATTTGGAACGCGCGGTTATAACACAAAATCGAGCGGTTATAACAAAAACTATCGTGTGGTTATAAGACATTATGCCTGCGGTCATAAGTTATTCGTGCGACGGTTCTAAGGTAATAACTCTGCGGTTGTAAGGCGTCTTTTATCCGGTCATAAGGCACTAATCACGCGGACATATAATGGACTTTAAACGGTGCATATTGGGCCTTTACAAGATGCTTTCGGAGTCATGCCACGTGATTAGGAGGAAGTCTTATAGGGCGGTTGGCGAATGATGGTCCAAAGATCGCGAGGCATAATCTGGTAATCACCTCCGCCGCCATAGACGGTCCAACGTGATTCGCGCACTTGTGACCATGGCCAAATCCAGGCATAACTGTGGTGGAAAAGCTGAAATGTTGTTAACCAACTCTCAAAGTTTTTCTTTTGTGTATTAGCCCCTGTAGGTACAATGAGGACTTTTGGTGGCTCATTACACCAGGCGATCGATCGCCAACCACCTTGTAAGATAAGTCGGTCATATTGTTGCAATTTTTTCTGAATGGTGCCCGCTCGCCACGACCGTTCCAGTTCAATGAGCACAGGATGGCCGTTCAAGCGTAGGGCGGCGTCGGGCCGAATATGCAATGCGTGTGATCCGGTGACGGTTAAGCTCGTTTGCCAGGTATCCCAGGATGTGGGAAATCCTTGTTTTTGAGATTGACGGACGAGCATTAACGCGACCGTATTGCGGTCGAGATTGTGCTCGACCATGCGCATGGTGTGTGCGGTTTGGGAGATAGGTTCCCAATGAGGATGGAGAACCTGCCATGCATCATCATCGTCTTCTTGTAAGAGCTTGGCTCCTTCAGGAGCCAAGGTGACAATGCGTGTGCGTTGGCTGTGATAAGAGATGCGGGCGGATTGAATAAGGCCCCGTTCGCGCCATGTACGGATATTGTAAAACATGGTTCGTGGCGGCGCGCCATAAATCCACCCGGCTTGCTCAATCGTGACGTATCCGACCATACTTAACGTCCATAAAAAATCTAGCGTGTAGGCACTAAAAGCCCGTCGTCGCTGGATTTTGGGTGATCGAGCCGGAGTCCAGCGAATCGGTCGGGATAGGGTTTTCTGGGGCATAACCATCGCTCCTATTATTGGTCAATTAACCAAGGGGTGTCGAACCGGTCATCATTGGCCAGGGAAGGGATGACGGTCGTTGAGGATTCTGGGGTAACATTAATATTGTCATCGTTTTTTGTAGACCGTCGTGCAGCAAACCACTCGGGATGGGCCTGAAGCCATGCCATATACTGCATATTGTAGGCTGGGCGTTCGGCTTCATGAGTTTGGAGAACCTCAGCGAGTTCATCTAGTTGACAACCGAGTGTGGAGCATAAGCGCGTAATTAACGTTTGCGATAAACCGTAACGTTCTGCGACATCAGCGACTGTTAATCCTCTCGGCGGCACGTTTGTGACTGGCGGCTTAACCGTCACCGAGACCGGTTTCGGCACGGGCGGTAAGGGATCGTCGGAACGCACGGCATCGTCTTTTGGTGTCTTGCTTTCTGCTCTGACAAGATCGTCCGGCAGAAGACGTTCCTCGGCGGCGTTTGCGTCCTGATGGTGAGGGTCATCCGACAATTCGGGTTCCTCCGGTAACGCCGGCAACCAATCGGGCTGATGCGTCAAATGATACTGCGCCCATTCCTCATGCGCCTCGGGCCGCCAATCGATCGTATTGCCAATAAAGGGCGCTTGCACGGCCCCTTTGGCCTGCCAGACACAAATGGCCGTGTGATCGGGGAGGCGCATAATATCGTCGGCCATAAACCGTTCCAGATTTTGCGCTTCTTCTTGGAGCGTAATGTTGTTGATGTAGACTGTCATCATTTGTTGCATCAGTTTGACCGCTTCGGCCGGTTCGGGAATGCGGTGAATAATGCGGTTTTGGCACAGGTT
This genomic interval from Sulfobacillus thermosulfidooxidans DSM 9293 contains the following:
- a CDS encoding phosphate-starvation-inducible PsiE family protein, translated to MDCPHPQEVVYLLTRFRTLWDNAPPSLSDPSPSPPSRLAPWVQRSADVMMGLVLIGTWLLGGTVLVLIGRDLWHGPWTYAHVLTLLDPLLLLLMLAELLHSLSLALSTHHLPLKPFLALLWLAAVRRLLVVITTATTFPLVTIGPLFVGLLILSAVLVLLPAQSAD
- a CDS encoding sigma factor-like helix-turn-helix DNA-binding protein is translated as MSISPAVRRAITHALHTLPSEVFPVISLAFGFLDGHPYSVRQVARTLHLSERRVKQLLQSGLTTLQADPVLYQHFRLLQTQEILRH
- a CDS encoding DUF6166 domain-containing protein, with the protein product MKTYHGMRLENGVALVQIEDHENGHITYRSSRNEDHPEFDWGYNGMGPYYLAQFLVQDAMPFQDISQHALLALDHVIAHWTDGWTVTSDDIARIVMSA
- a CDS encoding EAL domain-containing protein, with protein sequence MTPSPVSVADAWTRPLFLVWQPIWTPQPPTRPVGEILTRIRPPQPEWALSPLAWWRMAATLGPHLVAQLDQWVWQTVARHQIPGHWHINLWPHTVMTQAAWIAQQPTAGLVLETTEQWPWSARLWDTLYDVWMSRQGRVMLDDWTDDTVVPAYRGLHGLKIDQTVWHDEPFTAAFISRWTDFVARCHDHGLIVIAEGIETPEQRDIALQCGCDGLQGFLWGQPQVWPQRTDDAEGFVIPQ
- a CDS encoding ParM/StbA family protein, which translates into the protein MTYLAIDVGHGYTKTLSDTNRTIFPSLIAPSPAMLELGDQDRPPVTQIDDTDYLVGNAARLYAVPRWSRDKASDPETLAMMLVAAADHGAAGPVHLATGLPLSWYGPGREKFQHALEGFGGTVTLPNGTQHRLWFESVLVLPQGVAAASTLFLRPEYEPGDYLIIDIGYRTTDFIIVTKTPTERIVFHPDLADSTELGTHAVNAWVANQLKKQYTIPFQPAEVEDRKHIHVRGQLVDLMPYRETAIQHLQSQLRDRIIEKLDQSWDKLAGKILVGGGALLYAEAFPDAVIPQNPQWANAQAYLSTLKAQLAIKSS
- a CDS encoding replication-relaxation family protein → MPQKTLSRPIRWTPARSPKIQRRRAFSAYTLDFLWTLSMVGYVTIEQAGWIYGAPPRTMFYNIRTWRERGLIQSARISYHSQRTRIVTLAPEGAKLLQEDDDDAWQVLHPHWEPISQTAHTMRMVEHNLDRNTVALMLVRQSQKQGFPTSWDTWQTSLTVTGSHALHIRPDAALRLNGHPVLIELERSWRAGTIQKKLQQYDRLILQGGWRSIAWCNEPPKVLIVPTGANTQKKNFESWLTTFQLFHHSYAWIWPWSQVRESRWTVYGGGGDYQIMPRDLWTIIRQPPYKTSS